A DNA window from Tachysurus vachellii isolate PV-2020 chromosome 20, HZAU_Pvac_v1, whole genome shotgun sequence contains the following coding sequences:
- the gdpd5a gene encoding glycerophosphodiester phosphodiesterase domain-containing protein 5 has product MVKHQPLQVYERQLCLSCLTGIYGCRWKRYQRSHDDSSKWECSWFLILCSSFLLLLVWTYFWWEAQNDYNEFNWLLYNRSGEWSDGTVPILATTLVGFSYTAFLMILGLCHIALGQQLNLYWIHKIGVLSILLITITGVVSIDDIWRDEWDVVLMSLQSTGPFLHVGAVAAMTALGWIVAGQVVRGERTRFQMLFLLLYVCVLLALYLTPLTISSPCIMNRSNLKPRPTVVGRRGAPMLAPENTIMSFNKALQQRVSGFEADVTISADGVAFLMRDRTLRRTTDVARVFPQRQHDDASLFTWSEIRSLNAGLWFLRDDPYWTTQSMSMKERGRAANQTVSSLVELLRLAAKTNRSVMFSLRRPPPQHPRHELWISDALKAVQRSGIQSEQVMWMTDWYRKKVRSAVPMLEQMVEEKVSAEENKERGIRTVSIHYSQVTPAEIRRLRDRNVSVNVSPVNEPWLYSVLWCSGVQSVSSDAPHILRQVPQPIWLMSPDEYCLIWIMADLISAAIVIGIFIFQKWRMSGMRSYNPEQIMLSAVVRRPSRDVNIMKEKLIFSEINNGVSSTDELPLYTEHGYEGYARNTISR; this is encoded by the exons ATGGTGAAACACCAACCCTTACAGGTCTACGAGAGACAGCTGTGTTTGTCCTGCCTGACCGGGATCTACGGGTGCCGCTGGAAACGCTACCAGCGCTCCCATGATGACAGCTCCAAG TGGGAGTGCTCCTGGTTCCTCATCCTGTGCTCCtcgtttctcctcctcctcgtctgGACCTACTTTTGGTGGGAGGCTCAGAACGACTACAACGAGTTTAACTG GTTGTTATATAACCGATCAGGGGAGTGGAGCGATGGCACCGTCCCTATTCTCGCCACCACACTCGTGGGATTCTCTTACACTGCATTTTTAATG ATATTAGGCCTTTGTCATATCGCACTGGGGCAGCAGCTCAACCTCTACTGGATTCATAAG ATTGGAGTGCTGTCCATCCTTCTTATCACCATCACAGGCGTGGTGTCCATCGATGACATATGGAGGGACGAATGGGACGTCGTCCTCATGTCGCTGCAG TCGACTGGACCCTTCCTGCACGTCGGGGCCGTGGCTGCCATGACGGCGTTGGGATGGATCGTCGCCGGTCAGGTGGTGCGCGGAGAAAGAacga ggtttCAGATGCTGTTTCtcctgctgtatgtgtgtgtcctcctGGCTCTCTATCTGACTCCCCTCACCATCTCCTCCCCCTGCATCATGAACCGATCGAACCTGAAGCCTCGGCCCACCGTCGTTGGCCGCCGAGGAGCTCCGATG CTCGCTCCGGAGAACACCATCATGTCCTTCAACAAAGCCTTGCAGCAGAGAGTCAGCGGCTTCGAGGCTGACGTCACCATCAG TGCAGACGGCGTCGCCTTCCTGATGCGTGACCGAACGCTGCGCCGCACCACAGACGTGGCTCGAGTCTTTCCTCAGCGGCAACACGACGACGCCTCACTCTTCACCTGGTCTGAGATACGCTCTCTAAACGCTGGCCTGTGGTTTctcagg GATGACCCCTACTGGACGACCCAGTCAATGTCTATGAAGGAGCGCGGCCGAGCGGCCAATCAGACGGTATCTAGTCTGGTGGAACTGCTGCGTCTGGCGGCGAAGACAAACCGCTCGGTGATGTTCAGCCTGCGCAGACCTCCACCTCAACACCCACGACACGAGCTCTGGATCAGCGATGCCCTAAAGGCTGTGCAGCGCTCTGGCATCCAGTCTGAACAG gtgatgTGGATGACAGACTGGTACAGAAAGAAGGTGCGATCCGCTGTGCCAATGCTGGAGCAGATGGTGGAGGAGAAAGTTTCAGCAGAGGAGAATAAAGAAAGGGGAATCCGTACAGTGAGCATACACTACAGCCAAGTAACACCAGCAGAAatcag ACGCCTGAGAGACCGCAACGTGAGCGTCAACGTGTCCCCAGTGAACGAGCCGTGGCTTTACTCGGTCTTGTGGTGCAGCGGCGTTCAGTCCGTCTCATCTGACGCTCCTCACATCCTCCGCCAAGTGCCTCAGCCCATCTGGTTAATG AGTCCAGACGAATACTGCTTGATATGGATCATGGCTGATTTAATATCTGCAGCAATCGTCATaggaatatttatatttcagaa GTGGAGGATGAGCGGGATGCGTAGCTACAACCCGGAGCAGATCATGCTGAGCGCCGTGGTGCGCAGACCCAGCCGGGACGTCAACATCATGAAGGAAAAACTCATCTTTTCAG AAATTAACAACGGCGTCAGCAGCACAGACGAGCTGCCTCTCTACACCGAGCACGGATATGAAGGATATGCCCGCAACACCATTTCCCGCTGA